In a single window of the Papaver somniferum cultivar HN1 chromosome 8, ASM357369v1, whole genome shotgun sequence genome:
- the LOC113305804 gene encoding uncharacterized protein LOC113305804 produces the protein MMNDYFTPGTGYTSRQFKQRLGMREDLFEKLLGKLLEVDPEWQQRPDATDTMGHSPHVKLVVVMKCLCKSTSADSVDDYTRMGATTVYRYLKRFCHTICMTFGERYLREPTPEDVQRLLAENAERGFPGMLGSIDCMQWPWKKCLVALQGTYRGKDKHSSLVLEAVASYDLWFWHDFFGMPGSNNDLNVLAHSPFFDNMLKGVAPPC, from the coding sequence atgatgaatgattattttacgCCTGGAACTGGTTATACCTCAAGACAATTCAAACAACGTCTAGGCATGAGGGAAGACTTATTCGAGAAATTGTTAGGAAAATTGCTTGAAGTTGATCCAGAATGGCAACAACGTCCAGATGCAACCGATACTATGGGGCATTCTCCGCATGTGAAATTAGTTGTTgtgatgaaatgtttatgcaaaaGTACGTCAGCTGATAGTGTTGATGATTACACTCGTATGGGTGCAACTACAGTATACAGGTATCTAAAAAGATTTTGCCACACCATTTGCATGACTTTTGGAGAAAGATATTTGCGTGAACCCACTCCTGAAGATGTTCAGAGGTTGCTAGCTGAGAATGCGGAACGAGGTTTTCCTGGAATGCTTGGTAGTATTGATTGTATGCAATGGCCATGGAAGAAGTGTCTGGTAGCTTTGCAAGGAACTTACCGGGGTAAAGATAAACATAGTAGTTTGGTATTAGAGGCGGTGGCATCATACGATTTGTGGTTTTGGCATGATTTTTTTGGAATGCCTGGATCAAACAACGATTTGAATGTGTTGGCACACTCACCCTtttttgataacatgctaaaGGGTGTGGCACCTCCATGCTAA
- the LOC113302169 gene encoding uncharacterized protein LOC113302169 isoform X2, which produces MSNPQLFFRLSTVSEIPNQLAPDVNLITFLESTLDELQGPDYCWLNKSEESKQPFDRNGTFLVLVDAFTSDSLMFGSEHTSMFETVKLLQRRHPELCIFGFQSLSSDRYVSVRACIVHTIMKEYITFPILLSNKTFPEEVERPCYLIFKDFKSPLQYIGRMTEVETFSKAIEELNLVQHELLDQNLGSLKTKKADVPMELYDSSLRNLLLYFPGCISVDEDENRLFVSDSNHHRIIIIAGNGKILDCIGSSPGFEDGDFESAQLLRPASLFYDAVEDCLYFVDSENHAIRKANIGSRTLETLYPNLNAGKRISSSIWSWISENLLITFFPKGREEASQSEEFDSEMLRFPWHLMKEQNNLFIINPSIQTLWIMDASSGEIKDVITGYQNIMEICGKLISEKRSLLNQITENWLPQRVDSGCLREGYPYDSLISSVATYNNKILFCDTVGQAILELDMDSEDVSELRLSNFEILGLPYWYCYPPERVFVSGIVSQRPGVDHLQSFSVLSGRCDIEVNVQIPKDTELAAPLQEGCIWRQARGSAAEVSGSEEVATFAKKVGIAQQWFEELDNLAFSREELSVEEDKNLSNFHQDSRVVINCVVNISPGTSEVVINAVLYLKLNRNSIFSGNHQEEKAKRILEILNPHHRVSEQQKDACVQLMLESKRDLGELVFMRPLHLRIGLAGQDCPKGDTANEIVLTDSKIEVNLSLR; this is translated from the exons ATGTCAAATCCACAG TTATTTTTTAGATTATCAACAGTATCTGAGATACCAAATCAGTTAGCTCCTGATGTAAATCTTATAACATTTTTGGAGTCTACCCTCGACGAGCTTCAAG GTCCTGACTATTGTTGGTTGAATAAATCTGAAGAGAGCAAGCAGCCATTTGATAGGAACGGAACTTTCTTAGTTCTTGTGGATGCATTTACCTCCGATTCTTTAATGTTTGGTTCAGAGCATACCTCAATGTTTGAGACAGTTAAATTGCTTCAACGGAG GCACCCAGAGCTTTGCATTTTTGGTTTTCAATCTCTGAGTTCAGATCGTTATGTTTCTGTGAGAGCATGTATAGTCCACACAATCATGAAGGAGTATATTACATTTCCTATCTTGTTGTCTAACAAGACCTTTCCTGAG GAAGTGGAAAGGCCATGCTATCTTATCTTTAAAGACTTTAAGAGTCCGTTGCAATATATCGGGAGAATGACAGAGGTTGAAACGTTTAGCAAAG CCATTGAGGAGCTCAATTTGGTACAGCATGAATTGCTGGACCAGAACTTGGGAAGCCTGAAAACTAAGAAAGCTGATGTCCCGATGGAATTATATGATTCTTCTCTTCGGAATTTACTTTTATACTTTCCTG gtTGTATATCTGTAGATGAGGATGAGAACCGATTATTCGTCTCGGACAGCAATCACCATCGGATCATCATAATTGCTGGCAATGGAAAGATTTTAGACTGT attGGTTCTTCCCCGGGTTTTGAGGATGGTGATTTTGAATCAGCCCAACTGTTGCGCCCTGCATCTTTATTTTATGATGCTGTAGAGGACTGTCTATATTTTGTGGATTCAGAG AACCATGCGATTAGGAAAGCTAACATTGGGAGTAGAACTCTAGAAACACTTTATCCAAACCTCAATGCTGGCAAAAGAATCAGTAGCAGCATATGGAGCTGGATCTCGGAAAATCTCCTAATTACATTTTTCCCAAAGGGAAGAGAAGAGGCTTCGCAATCCGAGGAGTTTGATTCGGAGATGCTAAGATTCCCGTGGCATTTAATGAAAGAGCAAAacaatctcttcataattaatccCAG TATTCAAACTTTGTGGATTATGGATGCATCATCTGGGGAGATTAAAGATGTTATTACAG GGTACCAAAATATTATGGAGATATGTGGGAAGTTGATATCTGAGAAAAGATCATTGTTGAATCAGATAACTGAGAATTGGTTGCCGCAGAGAGTTGATTCTGGTTGTTTAAGGGAAGGATACCCATATGATAGTCTTATCTCATCAGTAGCCACTTATAATAACAAAATATTGTTTTGTGATACAG TTGGTCAGGCAATTTTAGAACTTGATATGGACTCTGAGGATGTCTCAGAACTGCGACTTTCAAACTTTGAAATCCTTGGTCTGCCATATTGGTATTGTTACCCTCCGGAGAGAGTTTTTGTTAG TGGTATTGTAAGTCAGAGACCAGGCGTTGATCATCTTCAAAGTTTTAGTGTTCTATCAG GAAGATGTGACATAGAAGTGAATGTGCAAATCCCAAAGGATACAGAACTTGCAGCACCGCTTCAAGAAGGATGTATCTGGCGCCAGGCTAGAGGTTCTGCGGCCGAAGTCTCTGGGTCGGAGGAGGTTGCTACTTTTGCAAAAAAG GTTGGTATTGCTCAACAGTGGTTTGAGGAATTGGATAACCTTGCATTTTCGAGGGAAGAATTGAGTGTAGAGGAAGACAAAAATCTTAGTAATTTTCACCAAGACAGCAGAGTAGTCATCAACTGTGTAGTTAATATTTCTCCTGGGACAAGTGAG GTTGTCATTAACGCCGTTCTATACTTGAAGCTAAACCGGAACTCGATTTTTTCTGGGAACCATCAGGAAGAAAAAGCTAAAAGAATCCTAGAAATATTAAACCCACATCATAGAGTTTCAGAGCAGCAAAAAGATGCATGTGTTCAGTTGATGTTAGAATCAAAGAGAGACCTGGGAGAACTAGTCTTTATGAGACCTCTGCATCTTAGGATAGGGTTGGCAGGTCAAGACTGTCCGAAAGGTGATACAGCAAACGAAATTGTCTTGACAGACTCCAAGATCGAAGTTAACTTATCTCTCAGGTAA
- the LOC113302169 gene encoding uncharacterized protein LOC113302169 isoform X1: MGLGFQFRRLSGIAKFLPRFSHSRIINQQARNIISSVVPTKFQFPIPHVWVNLDQINVHKLCQIHRLSTVSEIPNQLAPDVNLITFLESTLDELQGPDYCWLNKSEESKQPFDRNGTFLVLVDAFTSDSLMFGSEHTSMFETVKLLQRRHPELCIFGFQSLSSDRYVSVRACIVHTIMKEYITFPILLSNKTFPEEVERPCYLIFKDFKSPLQYIGRMTEVETFSKAIEELNLVQHELLDQNLGSLKTKKADVPMELYDSSLRNLLLYFPGCISVDEDENRLFVSDSNHHRIIIIAGNGKILDCIGSSPGFEDGDFESAQLLRPASLFYDAVEDCLYFVDSENHAIRKANIGSRTLETLYPNLNAGKRISSSIWSWISENLLITFFPKGREEASQSEEFDSEMLRFPWHLMKEQNNLFIINPSIQTLWIMDASSGEIKDVITGYQNIMEICGKLISEKRSLLNQITENWLPQRVDSGCLREGYPYDSLISSVATYNNKILFCDTVGQAILELDMDSEDVSELRLSNFEILGLPYWYCYPPERVFVSGIVSQRPGVDHLQSFSVLSGRCDIEVNVQIPKDTELAAPLQEGCIWRQARGSAAEVSGSEEVATFAKKVGIAQQWFEELDNLAFSREELSVEEDKNLSNFHQDSRVVINCVVNISPGTSEVVINAVLYLKLNRNSIFSGNHQEEKAKRILEILNPHHRVSEQQKDACVQLMLESKRDLGELVFMRPLHLRIGLAGQDCPKGDTANEIVLTDSKIEVNLSLR, encoded by the exons ATGGGTTTGGGTTTTCAATTCCGTCGTTTATCAGGAATTGCAAAATTCCTCCCTAGATTTTCCCactctagaattatcaatcaacaAGCAAGAAATATCATTAGTAGTGTTGTACCAACTAAATTTCAATTTCCCATACCTCATGTTTGGGTGAATCTTGATCAAATCAATGTACACAAATTATGTCAAATCCACAG ATTATCAACAGTATCTGAGATACCAAATCAGTTAGCTCCTGATGTAAATCTTATAACATTTTTGGAGTCTACCCTCGACGAGCTTCAAG GTCCTGACTATTGTTGGTTGAATAAATCTGAAGAGAGCAAGCAGCCATTTGATAGGAACGGAACTTTCTTAGTTCTTGTGGATGCATTTACCTCCGATTCTTTAATGTTTGGTTCAGAGCATACCTCAATGTTTGAGACAGTTAAATTGCTTCAACGGAG GCACCCAGAGCTTTGCATTTTTGGTTTTCAATCTCTGAGTTCAGATCGTTATGTTTCTGTGAGAGCATGTATAGTCCACACAATCATGAAGGAGTATATTACATTTCCTATCTTGTTGTCTAACAAGACCTTTCCTGAG GAAGTGGAAAGGCCATGCTATCTTATCTTTAAAGACTTTAAGAGTCCGTTGCAATATATCGGGAGAATGACAGAGGTTGAAACGTTTAGCAAAG CCATTGAGGAGCTCAATTTGGTACAGCATGAATTGCTGGACCAGAACTTGGGAAGCCTGAAAACTAAGAAAGCTGATGTCCCGATGGAATTATATGATTCTTCTCTTCGGAATTTACTTTTATACTTTCCTG gtTGTATATCTGTAGATGAGGATGAGAACCGATTATTCGTCTCGGACAGCAATCACCATCGGATCATCATAATTGCTGGCAATGGAAAGATTTTAGACTGT attGGTTCTTCCCCGGGTTTTGAGGATGGTGATTTTGAATCAGCCCAACTGTTGCGCCCTGCATCTTTATTTTATGATGCTGTAGAGGACTGTCTATATTTTGTGGATTCAGAG AACCATGCGATTAGGAAAGCTAACATTGGGAGTAGAACTCTAGAAACACTTTATCCAAACCTCAATGCTGGCAAAAGAATCAGTAGCAGCATATGGAGCTGGATCTCGGAAAATCTCCTAATTACATTTTTCCCAAAGGGAAGAGAAGAGGCTTCGCAATCCGAGGAGTTTGATTCGGAGATGCTAAGATTCCCGTGGCATTTAATGAAAGAGCAAAacaatctcttcataattaatccCAG TATTCAAACTTTGTGGATTATGGATGCATCATCTGGGGAGATTAAAGATGTTATTACAG GGTACCAAAATATTATGGAGATATGTGGGAAGTTGATATCTGAGAAAAGATCATTGTTGAATCAGATAACTGAGAATTGGTTGCCGCAGAGAGTTGATTCTGGTTGTTTAAGGGAAGGATACCCATATGATAGTCTTATCTCATCAGTAGCCACTTATAATAACAAAATATTGTTTTGTGATACAG TTGGTCAGGCAATTTTAGAACTTGATATGGACTCTGAGGATGTCTCAGAACTGCGACTTTCAAACTTTGAAATCCTTGGTCTGCCATATTGGTATTGTTACCCTCCGGAGAGAGTTTTTGTTAG TGGTATTGTAAGTCAGAGACCAGGCGTTGATCATCTTCAAAGTTTTAGTGTTCTATCAG GAAGATGTGACATAGAAGTGAATGTGCAAATCCCAAAGGATACAGAACTTGCAGCACCGCTTCAAGAAGGATGTATCTGGCGCCAGGCTAGAGGTTCTGCGGCCGAAGTCTCTGGGTCGGAGGAGGTTGCTACTTTTGCAAAAAAG GTTGGTATTGCTCAACAGTGGTTTGAGGAATTGGATAACCTTGCATTTTCGAGGGAAGAATTGAGTGTAGAGGAAGACAAAAATCTTAGTAATTTTCACCAAGACAGCAGAGTAGTCATCAACTGTGTAGTTAATATTTCTCCTGGGACAAGTGAG GTTGTCATTAACGCCGTTCTATACTTGAAGCTAAACCGGAACTCGATTTTTTCTGGGAACCATCAGGAAGAAAAAGCTAAAAGAATCCTAGAAATATTAAACCCACATCATAGAGTTTCAGAGCAGCAAAAAGATGCATGTGTTCAGTTGATGTTAGAATCAAAGAGAGACCTGGGAGAACTAGTCTTTATGAGACCTCTGCATCTTAGGATAGGGTTGGCAGGTCAAGACTGTCCGAAAGGTGATACAGCAAACGAAATTGTCTTGACAGACTCCAAGATCGAAGTTAACTTATCTCTCAGGTAA